One genomic segment of [Phormidium] sp. ETS-05 includes these proteins:
- a CDS encoding glycerate kinase, producing the protein MLRDLSLGEILQQWATGEQLTEPMWEQLLAWERAAVGWAVPNTEPVTNQLLDRALPTLPIRLQHLNETISHPHFNKIIPKFNLSEPNRATQTTLETLWRLWLPLAEHLAKQQQNLGRPFVQGILGGQGTGKTTLARMVQLILSQRQPKLRTVCISIDDLYKTYAERQQLLEVDPRLIWRGPPGTHDVDLGVAVLDALRGGDSPVAIPRFDKSAWGGAGDRMAPEMVESADIVLFEGWLVGVQPVPDAAFDNPPEPIITRDDIAFARDMNRKLQDYLPLWERLDSLMVLYPVDWRLSLPWRQEAERERVASGAGGMTDAQIADFVKYFWKALHPELFITPLLAGGADLVVRIKADRSLDGIYSPKTALTPGP; encoded by the coding sequence TTGCTTCGTGATTTGTCTTTGGGAGAAATTCTGCAGCAGTGGGCCACTGGTGAGCAGCTCACAGAGCCGATGTGGGAACAGCTCCTGGCTTGGGAACGAGCGGCTGTAGGGTGGGCAGTGCCCAATACCGAGCCGGTGACAAATCAGCTCCTGGATAGGGCACTGCCCACCCTACCAATACGTTTGCAGCACTTGAATGAAACAATATCTCATCCTCATTTTAATAAAATTATCCCTAAATTTAATTTGAGTGAACCAAACCGGGCAACACAAACCACCCTAGAAACCCTCTGGCGGCTCTGGTTGCCCCTGGCGGAACATCTGGCAAAACAGCAGCAGAATTTGGGGCGGCCCTTTGTCCAGGGGATTTTGGGGGGACAAGGCACTGGGAAAACCACTTTGGCCCGTATGGTGCAGTTAATTTTAAGTCAGCGGCAGCCCAAATTGCGCACTGTTTGTATTTCTATCGATGATTTATACAAGACTTATGCCGAAAGGCAGCAACTTCTTGAAGTTGACCCCCGCCTGATTTGGCGCGGACCGCCGGGAACTCACGATGTGGATTTGGGGGTGGCGGTGTTGGATGCTTTGCGTGGTGGTGACAGTCCCGTGGCTATCCCCAGATTTGATAAATCGGCTTGGGGTGGTGCGGGAGATAGAATGGCGCCGGAAATGGTTGAGAGTGCCGATATTGTGTTATTTGAGGGGTGGTTGGTGGGGGTGCAACCGGTCCCTGATGCGGCTTTTGATAACCCCCCAGAGCCAATTATCACCAGGGATGATATTGCTTTTGCTCGGGATATGAATCGGAAACTGCAGGATTATTTGCCTTTGTGGGAGCGGTTGGATAGTTTGATGGTACTGTATCCGGTAGATTGGCGGCTGAGTTTGCCTTGGCGACAGGAGGCGGAACGGGAACGGGTAGCCTCGGGTGCGGGGGGAATGACTGATGCACAGATTGCGGATTTTGTCAAGTATTTTTGGAAAGCACTGCACCCGGAGTTATTTATTACGCCGCTGTTGGCAGGTGGGGCAGATTTGGTGGTGAGGATAAAGGCCGATCGTTCTTTGGATGGGATTTATTCCCCTAAGACAGCCCTCACCCCTGGCCCCTAA
- a CDS encoding DUF565 domain-containing protein — MQNTRLNTIVDTLLNRLEQWLRNPWRRTSLLALSVLFGFFLGEFIASVAGQKANLDVTMAATVLVVTEGYSWFLYRAKRELGQMLLPQLLNCLKLGFIYSMYLEAFKLAS, encoded by the coding sequence ATGCAAAATACCCGACTAAATACGATCGTCGATACCCTGTTAAATCGCCTAGAGCAGTGGTTGCGCAACCCCTGGCGGCGGACTTCCCTCCTGGCCCTCAGCGTGCTATTTGGCTTCTTTTTGGGCGAATTCATTGCCAGTGTGGCCGGTCAGAAGGCTAATTTAGACGTGACTATGGCCGCAACCGTCCTGGTAGTGACGGAAGGTTATAGCTGGTTTCTTTATAGGGCAAAGCGGGAACTGGGGCAAATGCTTTTACCCCAACTCCTCAACTGCCTAAAACTGGGCTTTATATATAGTATGTACCTGGAGGCGTTCAAACTTGCTTCGTGA